The genomic segment GTGACGCGGCGCAACGCCATCATGCTGTTCGCCTTCATGGCGCCGTTTTTCTGCCTGGGGCCGATCTTTGGATGGTTGGCCGATCGCCTGCCGCGTCGCGCGATCATGGTCGCCGCCGACCTGATCCGCGCGGTGGTCATCTTCGAAATGTTCGCGATCCTCACCGGCATTCACCAGCGGCTGGGGCACGCACCGGACACGCCGCTCACCGTCGGCGTCGCCATTCTGCCGCTGGCCCTGCTGGGCGTGTTTGCCGCGATGTTCTCGCCCGCGCGATTGTCCCTGCTGCCCACGCTCGTGCGCACCGATCAACTCATTCGCGCCAACGCCTGCACCGCGGGGCTGGGCATGATCGCCAGCATCGCGTCGTTTCTCGTCGGCGCGATGCTCGTCGAGCGTTACAGCGTGCGTGCGAACTTCATCCTTGACGCCGCCACGTTTCTCGTCAGCGCTGTGCTGGTCTTTGCGATTCGACCGCCGGCCGCCGTCCATCGTGGACCGTCTGAGCACGGCCTGCGCGCCGTCACCGAGGCGTTTCGATACGTCCGCACACATCGCCGCGTGTTGGAGGTGATTCTGGTCTCCACGGTTTTCTGGGCCGGCGCTTCGGTCGTGCGAAGCATCATCCCCGCGCTGGTGAAGGACGTCTTCGGCGGAACCTACGAGCAGATCGGGGTCTTTCAGGGGCTGCTTGGCGTCGGTCTGCTCGTGGGTTCCGTCGTGCTGACGCTGCTGGGGTCGGCCCTGCGGAGCGAACTGGCGATTTCGTGGTGTCTGAAGCTCACCGGCCTGGCGGGCCTGTTTCTCGCTGCGGTCATCCTGCTGGGCTGGGGCCGACCGGCCGGGGCTGCGGCGATTTTCATGGTGGGGTTCTTTGGTTCGGGCATCGGGGTCAGCGTCAATGCTCTGCTTCAACGCATCGTGCCCGACAGCCATCGCGGGCGCATCTTCGGCGTGAACGACATGTTCAGCATTGCCGGTCTGCTGGCGGCGACCGGCGCGCTGGGCATCCCCGACTGGCCGGAGATCGACAAACATGTATCGTGGATCACGGCGATCGTCTCGATGGCGCTGATCGGCACGGGTGTTTGGACGACGCGCGTGCGTCTGCGCCGCGGACGGTTCGGCGTGTGGCTGACGTTCTGGCGAAATCTCAATTCGTTCTATTGCGCGTGGATGCCGCGGTGCCGGCGCATCGGTCTGTGCACCATTCCCGTTGAGGGGCCGGTCATCATCGCCGCGAATCACAATTCCGTGCTTGATCCGTTCGTTCTCACCGCCGGCTCGCCAAATCGCTCGATCGGCTACATGATCGCCAAGGAGTACGCGGCGCTGCCGATCCTAAGAAGTTTGTGCCGGGCGATCGAATGCGTACCCGTCTCGCGCAGCGGGAATGACACGGCATCGATCAAGGCGGCGCTGCGTCACTTGGCCGAGGGGAAGGCGCTGGGGATCTTTCCAACCGGACGGATCGTTCCACGTGACGGTCCGCAGGAGCCGCGCGAAGGCGTGGGGTTGCTGGCGCTGCGCAGCGGGGCGATCGTGATCCCCGCCTACATCGACGGTCTTCGCCCGGCGCACGACTGGACCAGCGGCTCGGCGGCGCGGCGCTCGCGCTGGTCGAATCTGCTGGACCTGTTGAGCATGATGTTGCCGTTCTTCCAGCGCCATCACGCAACGGTTCGATTCGGTCCGCCGGTGGATCTCTCGGCCTTCGCCGGGCGCGAAAAGGATCGTGAGGCGTACGCTGCGGCGGCCGCGACGATCATGGACAGCATTCTTGCCTTGCGCGATCGTCCCGTGTCGCAGGATGGCGTGATCCTTTGAGAAACCAGAGGAATCGCAGCGCGATGATTCCGGTTTGCGCAGGGACGTCGCGGCCGACGTCGTCGTCGGCCGAGGGATCGTTAAGATTCGTTGTCTTGCGGGGACGTTGATTGCCGCGTGCATGCGCAACCCGCAGGAGCGGTAGCGGTGCCGTTGCGGTGAGCGAGTGCTGCGGGCGGCTGTGTGACGGTTGACGGCCGAGGCCGTTAGAATCGATTGCGGATGTGCGGTGGATGAAAGTCCGCGTGATGAGCGCCGATGAGTTATCACGTCCGGCAGGATGAGACGTTGTCGCCCGAGGGGCTGGCGAAGCTTCAGCGCGCCAAGCTTGCGCGCGTGCTGGACGAGGCCGCGCGGTGCAGTCGGTTTTATCAGAGCAAATGGGACGGTCTTGACCTGGAGTCGATCGGTCAAGCGGCGACGGTGGAAGCGGTGCTGGCGGCGTTGCCGTTGACGACGCGGGCGGAGATTCAGGAGGATCAACAAGCCGCGCCGCCGTTTGGCACGATCCTGACGCATCCGGTCAATGAATACACTCGACTTCATCAAACGTCGGGCAGCACGGGTTTCACATTGCGTTTCATCGATCGGCCGGAGGATTGGGCGTGGTGGAAGCACTGCTGGAGCATGGTCTATCGAGCGGGCGGTCTGACGCCGGAAGATCGGTGCGTGTTTCCGTTTTCGTTCGGACCGTTCGTGGGT from the Planctomycetia bacterium genome contains:
- a CDS encoding MFS transporter; this encodes MSDATSPRPEAGYAAASPGAVDPVPLYRNRNFILLWLAYGVSAFGDHVSEMALLKMQNALDPSVTDVTRRNAIMLFAFMAPFFCLGPIFGWLADRLPRRAIMVAADLIRAVVIFEMFAILTGIHQRLGHAPDTPLTVGVAILPLALLGVFAAMFSPARLSLLPTLVRTDQLIRANACTAGLGMIASIASFLVGAMLVERYSVRANFILDAATFLVSAVLVFAIRPPAAVHRGPSEHGLRAVTEAFRYVRTHRRVLEVILVSTVFWAGASVVRSIIPALVKDVFGGTYEQIGVFQGLLGVGLLVGSVVLTLLGSALRSELAISWCLKLTGLAGLFLAAVILLGWGRPAGAAAIFMVGFFGSGIGVSVNALLQRIVPDSHRGRIFGVNDMFSIAGLLAATGALGIPDWPEIDKHVSWITAIVSMALIGTGVWTTRVRLRRGRFGVWLTFWRNLNSFYCAWMPRCRRIGLCTIPVEGPVIIAANHNSVLDPFVLTAGSPNRSIGYMIAKEYAALPILRSLCRAIECVPVSRSGNDTASIKAALRHLAEGKALGIFPTGRIVPRDGPQEPREGVGLLALRSGAIVIPAYIDGLRPAHDWTSGSAARRSRWSNLLDLLSMMLPFFQRHHATVRFGPPVDLSAFAGREKDREAYAAAAATIMDSILALRDRPVSQDGVIL